ACCCGGCACCGTGCAGCCCACGACGAAGCTCATGCTCGCGCACCGGCATCCCGAGGACCGGCCGCACGTGCAGGAACTGCTCGACTACGCGCTGCAATCCGAGGGAACCTTCTCGAGCCGGCACCGGTTCGTCGACACCGCGGGCAGGGAGCACGACGCCATTTTGGTCGCCGATCGCATGCTCGACGACACCGGGAAGGTGGTGGGCAGCGCCGGTTACTACATCGACCTCACCGACACCTTCGACGAAACGCGGCACGAGACCCGCAGGGAGGTGCTCGACGCGGCCCTTCCCGACCTCTTCGAGAACCGTGCGGCGATCGAGCAGGCCAAGGGCGTGTTGATGTACGTCTACCGGGTCAGCGCCGAGCAGGCCTTCCGGGTGCTGCAGTGGCGGTCTCAGGAGACCAACGTGAAGCTGCGGTCGCTGGCCAAGCAACTTCTCGCCGAGATCACGGCGCTGCCGGGTCCCACCGCCCTGGTGCAGAGTGAGTTCGACCACGTGCTGCTCACGGTGCACGAACGGGTCGCCGACGAATCCGGTGATTGAAGACCGGAATTTCGGGAATAACCCAGCCCAGCAACCGGATAGGCTCTAAGCACCGTCGATGGCGCACGCCGAGCATCCGTGCCGCGAGGGTGCAACGAACGAAGCTTCGAGGCGGCGAGAGGCACGGGGAATGTTGGCGGTCGATCACGAGGCCCGGGAGGACGCTGTGGTGGTACGGGTCAAGGGTGACGTCGACTCGAGCACCGTCGACGAACTGACCCCCCACCTGACCACCGCCCTGGAACTGGCCGCGACCCACCCCGCCCGGCTGGTGGTCCTGGACCTGCTGCCCGTGACGTTCTTCGGCAGCGCGGCGCTGAACGCCGTCCTCGATTGCCATGAGGCGGGCAAGGAGGCCGGCACGGCGGTGCGCCTGGTAGCCGACGGCGACAACGTGCTCCGCCCCATCCAGGTGACGGAGCTCGACCGGATCCTCGACATCTACCCCACGCTCACCGAAGCCCTTCATCGCAAGCAACAGCGATGAACGCCCGCCTGCCGGGCGACTTGGCGGTCGCGGTCAGTCTAGGCGGGGAGATGGGCCGTCGCTTCGCCGAATTCGACTGGACGACACACGCATTGGGCTCACCGGACGAGTGGTCCAGCGAGGTCCGCGCGGCCGTGGCGATGACGCTGACGTCCCGGTTTCCCATTGTGCTCTGGCTGGGCCGGACGGACCTGTTCCTGGTGTACAACGACGGCTACGCCCAGATTCTCGGCGACAAGCACCCCGCCGCCCTCGGCTGCCCCGCGAGGCAGGTGTGGTCGGAGATCTGGGAGGAGATCGGCCCCATGCTCGCCGGCGTTTTCGCGACCGGCAACGCCACCTGGTCGGACGACCTGATGCTGCCGCTGGTCACCGGGGGCCTCCCACTCGAGCGGTATTTCACGTTCACCTACAGCCCGATCCTGAGCGGCGATGGCGGCGTCTCGGCCATCTTCTGCGCCGTGATCGAAACGACCGAACGGGTGCTCAGCCAGCGGCGCCTGCATCTGCTCAACGCCGTCGCCGCGGCGACCATGGAGGCCCGAACCGTCAACGAGGCCGTCAGCGCGGCCGTCACCGCCTGCGCGGCCCAGCCCGCCGACCTGCCGTTCATGGCCGTCTACGTCCAGGACGCGGAGGCCGGCGAGATCACCCTGCGCGGAGCGACGGCTTCCGTGCTGCCGCTCCTGCCGCGGGAACTCGGCCAGCTCACCGTCTGGGACGCGGCGTCACGCCCGCGGACGGAGCTGCGGCTCGTCGACGGGGTGGCCGACGCGATCCCCGGCATCGCGGAGGTCCTGGGGGACGGTTGCTGCGAGCAGGCGGTGGTGCTGCCGCTGGGCGAGGGACCGACCGCCGGGGCGCTGGTGGTCGGCACCAGCGCACGCCGTCCCCTCGACGACCAGTACCGCGGCTTCTGCCAACTGCTGGCCGACCAGCTGTCGTCGGCCTTCACGTCGATCGACTCCTACGAACGGGAACGCGAACGCGCCGACGCGCTCGCGGAACTCGACCGCGCGAAGACGGCGTTCCTGACCAACGTCAGCCACGAGTTCCGCACGCCACTCGCGCTGCTGCTCGGCGCGATCGACGACGCGCTGTCCGACGCCCCGCCGGGCAGCGCGCTGGCCGATCGGCTGGGCACCGCGGGGCGCAACGCGCGGCGGCTGCAGCGCCTGGTCGACTCACTGCTCGACTTCTCCCGCATCGAGGCCGGCCGGGCCAACGCGCAACTGGTGTGCACGGACGTCGGAGCGCTCACCGCGCACATCGCGTCGTCGTTCTCGGAGCTGTGTCACCGGGCGGGACTGGAGCTGACGATCGACTGCGACCCGGCGCCTGCGGACATCGACCCGGGGATGTGGGAGACGATCGTCCTGAACCTGCTTTCCAATGCGGTGAAATACACACTGCGGGGCGCGATCTCGGTAGCGGCGAGCACCGACGCCACGCACTGCCTGGTCACCGTCCGCGATACCGGGGTGGGGATCGCGGCCGACGACCTGGGCCGCCTGTTCGAGCGGTTCTACCGGGCCGAGAACGCACGCGGCCGCAGCGTGGAGGGCACCGGCATCGGGCTGTCCCTGGTCCGCGGGCTGGTCGAGCTGCAAAACGGCACCGTGCAGATCGACAGCGAACTGGACCGTGGGACGACCGTCACCATCCGGCTGCCACAATCGGCGGGCGCCGCAGCCGGACAGAACCCCGCGATCGCGCCGGACGAGACCAATCCGTACCTGGCCGAGGCGCGCCAGTGGCTGACCTCGATCTCGGAGCCCGACCGCGCGTCCGAGGCGCCCCGCCGTTCGCGGCAACTGGTGCTGATCGCCGACGACAACGCCGACATGCGGGCGCACCTGGACCGCGTGCTGTCCGCCCACTGGGACACCGTGCTCGTCGCCGACGGGGAGTCGGCGCTGGCCGCGGCCCGCAGGCTGCGCCCGGACGCGATCGTCACCGACGTCATGATGCCGGGCCTGGACGGCTTCGAGGTCCTCGCGGGCATCCGCGCCGACGCCACGCTGGCGGCCACGCCGGTGCTGATGCTGTCCGCCCGGGCCGGAGCCGAGGCCGTGACGGAGGGTTTCGCCGGCGGGGCCGACGACTATCTGCCGAAGCCGTTCCGGTCCCAGGAGCTGGTCGAGCGGGTGGCGTCGAGGCTATCCGCGGTCGCCCGGGAGCGTGATCGGCAGCGCCGCGAGACGCAGCTGCGGCTCGCGTCGGACCTGGTGCAGCTCGACTCCGCGCTGCAGGCCAGCGACTCGGTCGCGGGCATACTCGACGCCCTGCTGCGTTCGCCGTTCGGTTCGGGCGGTGCCGCCGCCGCGGCGATCGGGGTGCTCGATGACGAGCGACACATCCGGTTCGAATACGCCGGTGACGTTCCCGTCGAGCTGCGCGACCGCTATCACGTGACCGCGCTGGACTCGCCGCTGGTGGGGTCCGACGTCGTGCGTGGCGGTGAGCCGATGATCGTCCCCGACACGCTCGACCTGCCGCCCCGCTACCAGCACGCCGCGCAGGACACCGCCGACAGCGTCCGCGCGTGCGTCGCGCATCCCCTGCGCGACGGCGCCGATCGCGTCGTCGGCGTGCTGCTCCTGCTGTGGCCGGCGCCGCGCCAGTTCGAGCCCGCCGAACGCGAGACCTTCGCCCGGATGGCGGAGCTGACGTCCTCGGCCCTGGACCGGATCCGCGTCATGGCGCACGAGCACCGCATCGCCATCGACTTCCAGGAGCACCTGCTCGACCTGGACCACAGCTCGACCGCCGCGGTGGTCGCCGCCGTCTACCAACCGGCCGGGGAGGCCATGCGGGTCGGCGGCGACTGGTATTCGGTCACCCCGTTGGACCGATCGAGCAGGATCGCGATATCGGTCGGCGACGTCGTCGGGCACGGCCTGTCCGCCGCGATCGTGATGAGCCGGCTGCGCGCCGCGGTAGCGGCCTCCGCCCTCACGGCCGCGGAACCGGCCGCGGTGCTCGGCGCCCTGGACAAATACGCGACCAGCGTCACCGGGGCGCGCTGCGCGACGGTGGCCTACGCCGTCGTCGACACCTCCGACCCCGAACGCGCCGCCCGCCTCGGCTACAGCTGCGCGGGCCATCCCTATCCCCTGCTGGCCACCCCGGACGGCCCGCCGGTGTTCCTGGAATCCGGCCGGCGCCCGCCGGTCGCGGTCCGGGAAACACCAGGCGACGGCGCCCGCGGCCCGACCGCGGAGGTCGACCTGCCGCCGGGCAGCCTGGTCGTGCTCTACACCGACGGGCTCATCGAGCGGGTCGGCGAGACCCTGGACGAGGGATTCGCGCGGCTGCGTTCCGCGGTCGCCGACTGCGCCGACCGTCCCGTGGAGTCCGTCTGCGCCGAGGTGCTGAGCCGGATGGCCCCGCCGGGTGGTTACCGCGACGACGTGGTGGTGCTCGCGCTGCGGCCGAGCCACACCGCCGCCCGCAGCTTCGCCACCGTGCTCCCCGCGGTGCCCGCCCAGATCCCCGTCGGGCGCGGGCGGCTGCGGGACTGGCTGGCCGGCATCGCCGTCCCGCCGCAACGCGAAATGGACATCCTGCTGGCGATCGGCGAGGCCGTGACCAACGCGATCGAGCACGGCAGCCGCAGCGAGCCGCGCAAGACGGTGTCCGTCGAGGCGTTCCTGCGGGAGGGGACCGTCTCGGTCACCGTCAGCGACACCGGCCGGTGGCTCGGCGACTCGTCGGCCAGCCTGCGCAGCCGGCGCCGCGGACGCGGCCTCACGCTGATGAGCGGCTTGGCCGACCGCGTCGACACGGTACGCACCCCGGCCGGCACCCAGGTGACCCTGGAGTTCGACCACGCGGTCGCGACGAACCCGATCGGTTAGGCCTCCTCCATCGCGTCGCCGAGTTCCTCGAGGATCTTGTTGTGGTGGTTGGCCGCCAGCAGGTGCCCGGCCGCGATCACCACGGCCACCGGCCAGTCGATGAGCTCGAACGCGGCCAGGGCGGCCAGGCCCCCGAAGTAGGCCAGCTGCTCGGGCCGCGGTATCTCGACCGAGCCGAGCACCGGCAGGTTCACCACGAACGTCTCACCCTCACGGATCTTCTCCACCGCGTCGCGCTGTGACGTCCCCCGCCGCGCCTTCTTTTCCGCCATCATTTGCCTTTCCGTAACGAAGGATTTGCCCCGTCGCCGAGTGCCGCAACCACCGTCGGACCTATGGCTAAGACCGACTCCGGGATCGACTCCGTGACCGATCCGCTGGCGTCGTCGATTGCTTCCGTGCTGAGGGTGCCCCTGGTGGAACTTTATGCGCTGTTGTGGCGGGTCGGCGTCGTGGATGTTCGGCGGGACGGTCGGGCGCGTCCGGCAGCCGTCGCGGCGTGTCCGAACTGCTCATCCGTTCCGACACCCGGTTCGCAACGCCGATCGCGACCGTCGCCGCAGCCGCGGTCCCCAGGGCCTGCGCCCACCCGACCGGACCGAGCGGCGTACAGCCGAGCAACTGGCTGACCACCGGGATGCTGATGATCGTCCCCATCGCCGCGAGCGAGCCCCCGGCGGTGAGCACCACCAGCGGGGCGCGCGACTCCAGCAGCGTCTGACCCAGCTCGGCGCCGACCAGCGCGACCAGCGCCACCGTGGAGGCGCGCTGCGGGCGCCCGGTGACGCTCGCCATCGTCCAGGCCGCGGTCGTCGCGGCGGCGGTGGTAACGCCCCGGATCGCCACGGCGCGCCACAGCTCCGGCTGGTCCGGGCCGCGCTTGGCGGGGTCGACCGGGCCGCTGGGCTTGCTCACCGCCAGGGCGGCGGCGGGCAGCGCGTCGGTCATCATGTTGACGAGCAGCAGCTGCCGCGTGTTCAGCGGTGACGTGCCGGTGACAGCGCTGCCGATGATCGCGAACAACACCTCGCCGGCGTTGCCGCCGAGCAGCACCGACACCGCGGACTGCACCCGCTGCCACAGCTGACGCCCTTCGATGATGGCGTGCAGCAGGCCCTCGATGCGGGCGTCGACCAGCACCACGTCGGCCGCCATGTGGGCCGGGTCGCTGCCGCCGGCGACGACGCCGATGCCGACGGTGGCGGCCCGGATGGCGGCGGCGTCGTTGGAGCCGTCGCCGACCATCGCGCACAGCACGCCGGCGGCCTCGAGCGTCTGTACGACCTGGACCTTGTTCTCGGGCGTCATGCGGGCGAAGATGACCCGCTCGGTCACGACGCGTTCCTGGTCCTTACGCGACAGGGCGTCCCACTCGGCGCCACTGATCACCTGCTCGGCGGTCACCGACAGGCCCAGCTCGCCGGCGATGGCCTTCGCGGTGATCGGGTGGTCGCCGGTGATCAGCTTGACTCCCACGCCCTGTTCCCGAAGGTTCGCGAGCAGCTCGGCGGCCTCGGGCCGGGGGGTGTCGGACAAACCGAGGAACCCGGCCAGGGTCAGCCCGTCGCCGGCGAACTCCGCGATGGCGTCGGGGTCGTCGCCGATGGCCCGCGCCTCCTGCGGGCTGAGCTCGCGCCGCGCCACCGCGATCACGCGCAGCCCGTCGGCGGCGAGCCCGCCGACGGTCTCGTCCATCGTCGGGTCGGCGTCCGCGCAGGCGGCCAGCACCACCTCGGGCGCCCCTTTGACGGTCAGCTCGCGATCGGTGACCGAGGCGGAGAACGACCTGCCGGACCGGAAGGGCAGGTGGGCCCTGACCTGCCCGGTCTCCGGGACCGGTTCCGGTGCCACGGCCCGGGCGGCCTCGACGATCGCGGCGTCGGTGGCATGCACGTGCGGGTCGCCGTTCGACGCCGGCGCGGCGTGGGCGGCGCAGCGCAGCACCTCGTCGCGGGAATGGCCGGAAGCCGGGTGGACCTGCGCCACCCGCAGGCGGTTCTGGCTGAGGGTTCCGGTCTTGTCGAAGCACACCACGTCGATGCGGCCGAGCGCCTCCACCGAACGTGGGACGCGGACCAGGGCGCCGAATTTCGTCAGCCGGCGCGCCGACGCCGCCTGCGCCAGCGTCGCCACCAGCGGCATGCCCTCGGGCACCGCGGCGACGGCGATCGCGATGCCGCTGGCCACCGCCTGGCGCAGGGTCGAGCCGCGCAGCAGTCCTAGCGCGCCGACGAGGCCCCCGCCGGTCATGCTGACGGGAAAGGCCCGGTTCGTGAGCTGGCTGAGCTGGTGCTGCAGGCCGATGTCCGAGGAGCTGTCGGCCGACACCAGTTCGGCGGCCCGGCGTTCCTGCGTGTCGGCGCCGACGGCGGTCACCACCGCCAGCGCGGTGCCCGCCACCAGGGTGGTGCCCGCATAAACCATGCACCGGCGCTCGGCGAGGTCGGCGCCGGGCGTGGCCTCGACCTGCTTCTCCACCGACAGCGACTCGCCGGTCAGCGTGGACTCGTCGACCTCGACGTCGACCTCCTCGAGGATGCGGGCGTCGGCCGGCACCACCTCGTGGGTCCGCACCTCGATGATGTCGCCGGGCTCGAGCTGCGCGGCCAGGACGTCGGTATAGACCCGCTCCCCGTCGGTGCCGGAGGTCACCTTCCGGGCGGGCGGGATCTGTTGCGCGAGAAGGATGTTCAGTCGGTTCTCGGCGCGCAGCCGCTGGCTGGCCGCCAGCATCGAGTTCCCGGCCAGCACCGAGAAGACCAGCACCGCGTCGACGGGCGAGCCCAGCACCGCGCTGGCCGCCGACCCCAGCGCCAGCACGGGCGTCAGCGGGTCGCTCAGCTCCGCGCCGACGGCCTTGACGAACTGCCACAACGCATTCTCGGCCGGTTGGCCGAACTGCGCGGTCTCCCGGGTCGCCGGCAGCCGCGCGCCCGTCGCGAGCGTTCTCTGCACCTGGTCGGGTGACATGGCGTGCCATTCGTGCACGGCGGCGGGCCGCGGCGAGTCCGCGCCGACGATGCCGCGCGCCAACAGGTAACCCGAGAACAGGCCCGCGGCCGCGCCGGTGGTGACCGGGCCGCGCCCGACGCCGCGGACACCGGGGATCATCAGCAGTGAACCCATGGCCGTTGCGCCGGCGGATATCTCGACGCCGCGCCGCGCGGCGGCCCTGGCCGCCGGCAGCGCGTGCAACACCCGCCAGGCCGCCGCCAGATCGGGCAGGAGCAGGTCCGCGGACCACAGCGGCGGCCCGGAACCGGGCTGCGGCAGCACGCCGAGCGCGACGTCAGCCGACCAGATCGCCTGCGCCGCAGCCGATGACAGCACCGCCACGACGCGGCCGGCCTCGCGCAGCTCGGCGACCGCCTGGGCGAGGGCGCCGTCGACGGACCGGCCGGCCGGCCGGATGTCGTCGAACGCGGCCCGCAGCTCGCCGAGCGAATCCGCTTCCACGGACACCAGCTCGGCTTGGGTGTGGCGCGCCTCGGCGACCACGGCCGACGCCAACGGGTCGTGGGCGAGGGCGAAGAGTGCCTCCACCGTCACGTCCGGCCCGCTTGCCGATATCCCGGGGACCGGGCGCCAGCCCGGCTTCAGGCCGCTGTTCTCCAGCATCAACTGGGCGCGGTTCCACGCCGCCGGCAGGTCGCGCTCGTGGGCGCCGCGGATGCGCGCTACCCGCAGCGTGTCGCTGCACAACACGCGCGGGTCGATGACGATCGCGTCCACCCGATGCAGGTGGCGCAGCGCCTCGGGCCGCAGCGGCAGCACCCCGTGGCGGGCGGAGAGGCCCTGTCCGAGCCCGGCGGCGAAGGCCTCCGGCGTGGTGCGGTTGGCCGCCGGCGTGGTCACCAGGAGCGCGGTCGCGGCCGTCAACGGGTTGCGGCTGGTGGCGCCGACCACCGCGGCGCTGAGGGCCTGGGCCAGCGCGAAGCGACTGGCGTGGCGTTCCCGGGGGCGGCCGCGCGGCGGCTTGAGCCGGGTGAGCTCGCCGGCGCGGGGCTGGTCGGCGTATCTGGCCAGGTCCGGCTCGTACCGTTGCCACGCGCGCGCCTCGGCGCGCGCCTCGGCCGCTTTCAGCGACTGCATCAACAGCCCCACCGACAGGGAGGCCGGAGATTGCGTCACCGTTTCCGCGGCCGTCACGGCCAGCGTCATCAGGGTGTCGGTCGCCGGCCGGCCGATGCGGTCCTCGATCAGTCGGCGCAGCCAGGGCTGGTAGTCCACCGCGACGACGCCCGCCAGGGCGGCGACCGGCACGCGCGGCCACCGCAGCGCCCGGCCGGTGAGCGCGATGCCCAGTCCGGTGGCGGTGGCGGCCACCGTCACCGCCCTGGTCGCCAACACCACGCCGTCGCCCGGCAGGCTCGCCGCGGGAACCGTCACGGGCGTGAGTTCGTCCGCCGCGCAGTCCCTTTCGGCACGATCGACGATGCGGCACAGGTCGCGCAGCGAGGTGTCCGCGCCGGCGAGGCCGACGATCACGCGCGACAGGGGATAGTTCAGGCTTGCCGACGTGGTGCCGGGGTGCGCGTCGATCGCGTCGAGCACGCGGCGGCCGAGCCGGTCGTCGTCGAGGCCGCGCACCTCGATCCAGGCGCGGTCCTCGCCGCGCCAGCAGCGCCGGCTCAGCGTGGTCTCGTAGGAAAGGTCCCCCGCGATCGCCCGGGCGCCCTCGCGGACCGGGATGGCGGCGATGCCGACCAGGGTGGTGGCCGCGTTGACGCCGGTCGCGACGGCACGTACGGGCAGCGTTCGTCGTATTGAGGTGGCAATGCTCAAGCTGGCTCTGCGGGCCCTTCTAGTTGGTGCTGCGCAGTTCGGTCGTGCTACCGGCGGCGCGACGTCGGGCCGTCTTCTTCGCGGGCGCCGGCTTCGCGGCGGCCTTCGGTTGGGCCGGCTTGTCGGGCGCCGCCGCCACGGGCACGGGCTTGAGGTTTGCTTTCGCGGGCGGCTGCGCCTTGCGGGTGAGCCGTTGCAGCAAGAGCGCGCCGCCGCCGACTGCCAGCAGTATCGGCCACTCCACCAGGCCGGCCACGCCGAGCGCGCCGAACGCCACGGCGGCCGCGGGCGCCGAGTGGCTGCCGCTGCTGATCCCGCGCTTGACGCCCTCCGCCGCCCCGGTCACGCCGCCGACGACTCCGTTCACGGCCGCGCCACCCGCCGCGCCGGCCGCCGCGGTGGTCGCGGTCGCCGCCCGGTTCACCGCCTGACCAACTCCCCGGACCGCCCCGCCGATGACACTCATGATGACTCCCTGGCTATTGATGCTCTTGCGGCACGTGAATAATGTGAAAGCCTGCCACGTTGTGTACCCGCAGACAACGCGAGTACGCATCTTATTTCCCCTGCGTTAACCCGCACAGGCCCTATTCGCGCCGGATGTCGACGAACACGGGCGCGTGATCGCTGGGCGCCTTGCCCTTGCGTTCGTCGCGGATGATCTGCGCGTCGGTCACCCGCC
This genomic window from Mycobacterium saskatchewanense contains:
- a CDS encoding STAS domain-containing protein encodes the protein MLAVDHEAREDAVVVRVKGDVDSSTVDELTPHLTTALELAATHPARLVVLDLLPVTFFGSAALNAVLDCHEAGKEAGTAVRLVADGDNVLRPIQVTELDRILDIYPTLTEALHRKQQR
- a CDS encoding PAS and ANTAR domain-containing protein, with amino-acid sequence MPGWKDTNVQQPTRRTDPVEAASTGHLNVGTIRFWFVGQRWEWSDEVARMHGYEPGTVQPTTKLMLAHRHPEDRPHVQELLDYALQSEGTFSSRHRFVDTAGREHDAILVADRMLDDTGKVVGSAGYYIDLTDTFDETRHETRREVLDAALPDLFENRAAIEQAKGVLMYVYRVSAEQAFRVLQWRSQETNVKLRSLAKQLLAEITALPGPTALVQSEFDHVLLTVHERVADESGD
- a CDS encoding SpoIIE family protein phosphatase → MNARLPGDLAVAVSLGGEMGRRFAEFDWTTHALGSPDEWSSEVRAAVAMTLTSRFPIVLWLGRTDLFLVYNDGYAQILGDKHPAALGCPARQVWSEIWEEIGPMLAGVFATGNATWSDDLMLPLVTGGLPLERYFTFTYSPILSGDGGVSAIFCAVIETTERVLSQRRLHLLNAVAAATMEARTVNEAVSAAVTACAAQPADLPFMAVYVQDAEAGEITLRGATASVLPLLPRELGQLTVWDAASRPRTELRLVDGVADAIPGIAEVLGDGCCEQAVVLPLGEGPTAGALVVGTSARRPLDDQYRGFCQLLADQLSSAFTSIDSYERERERADALAELDRAKTAFLTNVSHEFRTPLALLLGAIDDALSDAPPGSALADRLGTAGRNARRLQRLVDSLLDFSRIEAGRANAQLVCTDVGALTAHIASSFSELCHRAGLELTIDCDPAPADIDPGMWETIVLNLLSNAVKYTLRGAISVAASTDATHCLVTVRDTGVGIAADDLGRLFERFYRAENARGRSVEGTGIGLSLVRGLVELQNGTVQIDSELDRGTTVTIRLPQSAGAAAGQNPAIAPDETNPYLAEARQWLTSISEPDRASEAPRRSRQLVLIADDNADMRAHLDRVLSAHWDTVLVADGESALAAARRLRPDAIVTDVMMPGLDGFEVLAGIRADATLAATPVLMLSARAGAEAVTEGFAGGADDYLPKPFRSQELVERVASRLSAVARERDRQRRETQLRLASDLVQLDSALQASDSVAGILDALLRSPFGSGGAAAAAIGVLDDERHIRFEYAGDVPVELRDRYHVTALDSPLVGSDVVRGGEPMIVPDTLDLPPRYQHAAQDTADSVRACVAHPLRDGADRVVGVLLLLWPAPRQFEPAERETFARMAELTSSALDRIRVMAHEHRIAIDFQEHLLDLDHSSTAAVVAAVYQPAGEAMRVGGDWYSVTPLDRSSRIAISVGDVVGHGLSAAIVMSRLRAAVAASALTAAEPAAVLGALDKYATSVTGARCATVAYAVVDTSDPERAARLGYSCAGHPYPLLATPDGPPVFLESGRRPPVAVRETPGDGARGPTAEVDLPPGSLVVLYTDGLIERVGETLDEGFARLRSAVADCADRPVESVCAEVLSRMAPPGGYRDDVVVLALRPSHTAARSFATVLPAVPAQIPVGRGRLRDWLAGIAVPPQREMDILLAIGEAVTNAIEHGSRSEPRKTVSVEAFLREGTVSVTVSDTGRWLGDSSASLRSRRRGRGLTLMSGLADRVDTVRTPAGTQVTLEFDHAVATNPIG
- a CDS encoding Rv1535 domain-containing protein, which gives rise to MAKTDSGIDSVTDPLASSIASVLRVPLVELYALLWRVGVVDVRRDGRARPAAVAACPNCSSVPTPGSQRRSRPSPQPRSPGPAPTRPDRAAYSRATG